The Nitrospiria bacterium genome includes the window ATTCAGATCGGCCGAGTCAAAACGGCTGGTTCCGTTCAAAGTAAACCCGGGCGTTTGCCCCGGATTGTTTGGAATCTGGAAGGTGCCTTGGGCGTTTCCCAAAATCAGGCTCAGTCGCGAGGTTGAATTGAGGAGATAGGAAAAGTATCCAAAACCTTTGCCCTGCTGCGTCTTATCGTGAAGCGGGTTGGCGTCGGACGTGGGCGATTCGATCCCCAGATCATTTTGCAGATACGAACCGGTCAGATAATAGTTCAACGGACCACCGGAACCGCCGAACTCCGCGCTGGGTTCAAGGTGATCGTGACTCCCGCCGTAGAGATCCACTCGCCCGCCGTTTGCAAAAGCTTCCTGCTTGGTCTCGATGTCCACCACCCCGGCGGTGCGATAGCCGTATTCTGCGGGGAGCGCGCCGGTCAGAAAATTGAAGCGGTCGGCGAAGCGGGTATCGAACGCCTGGCCGAAACCGGTGATGCCTTCCGGCAGGATGACGCCGTTGATGCGATACTGAACATTGGCGTGTTCGCCCCGCACGTGCAGTTGTCCGTACGAATCCTGCGCGACGCCCGGGGCCTGCAGGAGAACTTGATTGACCGGGGTTTGTTCTCCTTCGGGGAGGACGGCGATATCCTTCTGATCGAAGCGATAGATACTGCTTCCCGTCTCCGGCAACAATCCGTTACGGGCGCGTTCCAATCGTTCCGCGACCACATGGAGGTCCAGGGCCTGGCTTGCGGCCAGGGTCAGTGACGTGCCGGCCTCCTCCCCGGCGGATAGACTCACGATGGCCGTGGCCGGCTCGAACCCGGTCTTTTCTCCGACGACCGCGTAGGTTCCCGGGGCGACGTTCGTAAAGGTAAATTGACCGTCTGGATCGCTTTGCGTCCGGCCAACAACCTGTCCGTCCGCGGACTGAAGACGCAGGGCCGCTCCGGCGAGCGGTTTCCCGATGGAGTCCTTGACCACGCCCCGGACTTGTCCCGCTTCCCGAGTTTCCCCCTCTTTCTTCTGGTTCTGATCCATGTTTAAGTCTTGAGCCCTCACTGAAAAAGACAAACCTATCTCAAGAAAAATCGACAGAGCGATCGCAAGCGCGCGCATAGATTTCCTCCACCAAACGTAACGTTTAGAAGACGGACGTATCCCCTGATTCCCTGGGTTTTGACGATGAATGGAAACGCGTTACAGGAGGGAATGCGGCGGCGCGCGCAGAGAGGCCGTGAAGCGAAGCGGTTTGGGCTCGAACGTCTTTATAAAGGGATTTGAAAAATAAACGGACGCCAGCGCGGTCGAAATAAAAATAACGGACAGGATCGCCGTTTCACCGTGCTGCACCCAAAGGCCGATCTGACAGCCATGCGCGTCGGCAATCTCATCGTTGGCGTAGACATGAAACAGGGCAAAGGCGGAGAAAAGGAGCAGATAGAGAACAAGCCCCAGCGTGATATAGGAAATGAAGTTCGTCTTGGGAAAGCGCACCGGTTTCACGGTACTTCGCCTGTTAATGTGAATTTATTGGCAATTCCTGCAAAGGCCGAAGAACTCGACAAGGTGACGCTCCGCTTTAAATTGTTGACGGATCAACCGGTGTTCCATCTTTCTCACTTCCTCCTCAAGATCGATGTGTTGGATATCGCCGCACTTGTGGCAAACCGCATGATGGTGATGCGGCATAAGAGCAAACTCAAACCGGTCTTCTTTATCGCCCAAGTTGACTTTCTTCACCATCCCTTGTTCGATGAGAAAATCAAGTTCTCGATAGATGGACGTCTTGTGAAACGCCAGCTTCCTTTTTTTTAAAACCTCGATCATTTCACCCGCCGAGAGCAGCTTTTTGGACGTACCAAGTTCACCGATCATGGCTTCTCGAAGTCGCGTAAGGCGGTATCCGCTTTCTTTCAGTCTCTTAAGGATCACGACCACGTTACTCATGGCCGGATAGCATACGCAACTCAGTTGCGTTTGTCAAGCGGCCGGTGGATTGCAGCCCAATGTCGATGAACCCTATTTTCCAGCTGCGATGAATTCGGATAGAACCCGACCCATGGAAGGCAAAACCCAGGAGGGCCGGACGAAGCGGTCTTCTGTGATTTAGGGCAGGCACTTCAACGAGAGTCTATTCGTCCAACTTCAAATCGTTTTCACCCTTGAGGTATT containing:
- a CDS encoding Fur family transcriptional regulator; protein product: MSNVVVILKRLKESGYRLTRLREAMIGELGTSKKLLSAGEMIEVLKKRKLAFHKTSIYRELDFLIEQGMVKKVNLGDKEDRFEFALMPHHHHAVCHKCGDIQHIDLEEEVRKMEHRLIRQQFKAERHLVEFFGLCRNCQ